From the genome of Turicibacter faecis, one region includes:
- a CDS encoding shikimate dehydrogenase: MKSQISGTTQLIGIVANPIRHSISPKMHNAAFEKLQLDYAYLAFEVEEGQLAEAVAGLRALGARGFNVSMPYKSKVIPYLDELSPAATLCQAVNTVVNEAGKLVGHMTDGSGLMQALIDEGFEVSGKKITIVGCGGAGKAIQIQAALDGARELAIFNRSVARGQEMADLINRHTSTKATFYPLGDEALLKEQLATSDLLINATNIGMGELKDQSFIRDSSLLPRDLFVCDIIYNPAKTKLLQQAEERGCRIMNGVGMIIYQGAEAFKKWTHHEMPIEEIKNVLNLKG; the protein is encoded by the coding sequence ATGAAGTCACAAATTAGTGGTACGACGCAATTAATTGGGATCGTTGCGAATCCTATTCGGCACAGTATTTCACCGAAAATGCATAATGCGGCATTTGAAAAGCTTCAACTGGACTACGCTTACTTAGCTTTTGAGGTTGAAGAGGGACAATTAGCGGAGGCCGTTGCTGGACTACGAGCATTAGGGGCCCGTGGCTTTAATGTGTCGATGCCGTATAAAAGTAAAGTGATTCCGTATTTAGACGAGTTATCACCCGCCGCAACACTGTGTCAGGCAGTTAATACGGTTGTAAACGAGGCAGGTAAATTAGTCGGACATATGACTGATGGCAGTGGATTGATGCAAGCGTTAATAGATGAAGGATTTGAGGTTAGTGGAAAAAAAATTACGATTGTCGGCTGTGGCGGAGCTGGGAAAGCCATTCAAATTCAAGCGGCACTCGATGGCGCCCGAGAGTTAGCCATCTTTAATCGATCGGTGGCTCGTGGCCAAGAGATGGCAGATTTAATTAATCGTCACACCTCGACAAAGGCGACCTTTTATCCGTTAGGCGATGAGGCATTACTGAAAGAACAATTGGCAACAAGCGATTTATTGATTAATGCGACCAATATTGGGATGGGCGAATTAAAGGATCAGTCGTTTATTAGAGATTCAAGTCTTCTTCCAAGGGATTTATTCGTGTGTGACATCATTTATAACCCTGCAAAGACGAAACTTTTACAGCAAGCCGAAGAGAGGGGTTGCCGCATCATGAATGGAGTTGGCATGATTATTTATCAGGGAGCGGAGGCCTTTAAAAAATGGACGCACCATGAGATGCCCATTGAAGAAATCAAAAACGTGTTAAATTTGAAAGGATGA
- the rbr gene encoding rubrerythrin has protein sequence MNRDIEKIDKPTLRQALKGTESEKNLQKALIGEALAHSRYQFYAKCAKSAGYEQIAAIFLETAGNEQAHAEIWFQLLEGGELTAEEALNSAAYFEHGEWTDMYPSFAEVAQSEGFEELAQEFLNVAAIERGHEQRFRELLKNVDTDHVFEKEQPVIWVCRHCGHRVYAKEAPDHCPVCGHPRGYFELLCHNY, from the coding sequence ATGAATCGGGATATTGAGAAAATTGATAAACCAACGTTACGGCAGGCCCTAAAGGGGACTGAGTCTGAGAAAAATCTTCAAAAAGCGTTAATCGGTGAGGCATTGGCTCATAGTCGATACCAGTTTTATGCCAAGTGTGCAAAGTCGGCTGGCTATGAACAAATAGCGGCGATTTTTTTAGAGACAGCAGGAAATGAACAGGCACATGCTGAGATTTGGTTTCAACTTCTTGAGGGAGGGGAGCTTACAGCGGAGGAGGCTTTAAATTCTGCGGCCTATTTTGAACACGGAGAATGGACCGATATGTATCCATCATTTGCGGAGGTGGCTCAAAGCGAAGGGTTTGAAGAATTAGCTCAAGAGTTTTTAAATGTAGCTGCTATTGAGCGAGGTCACGAGCAACGATTCCGGGAACTTTTAAAGAATGTTGATACCGATCATGTTTTTGAAAAGGAACAGCCCGTCATCTGGGTTTGTCGTCATTGTGGTCATCGTGTCTATGCGAAGGAGGCACCCGATCATTGTCCGGTTTGTGGCCATCCAAGAGGTTATTTTGAGTTACTGTGTCATAACTATTAA
- a CDS encoding NUDIX hydrolase — protein MLKEKIEGYVPQNKQEMQDKKVMLDYLNLFGSQLLTRENEFAHFTSSGFVLNEARDKVLMVYHHIYNSWAWTGGHADGQADLLAVALKEAREETGVKHLTPLTDDIMSIEILPVIGHMKRGEYVSAHQHLNVSYVLIASETDELRIKEDENSQVGWIPVDEIKHYVREEHMLPIYEKLIRRVSKV, from the coding sequence ATGTTAAAGGAAAAAATTGAAGGATACGTGCCTCAAAATAAACAGGAGATGCAAGATAAAAAGGTAATGCTCGATTACTTGAATTTATTTGGGTCTCAATTACTGACACGAGAAAATGAATTTGCCCATTTTACAAGTTCAGGGTTTGTGTTGAATGAGGCGAGAGATAAAGTATTGATGGTCTATCATCATATTTATAATAGTTGGGCATGGACTGGAGGGCACGCAGATGGGCAAGCGGATTTATTGGCCGTTGCCTTAAAAGAAGCGAGAGAGGAGACGGGGGTTAAACACTTGACTCCGTTAACTGATGACATCATGTCAATTGAAATTTTACCGGTTATTGGGCACATGAAACGTGGAGAATATGTAAGTGCTCATCAGCATTTAAATGTTTCATATGTTTTAATTGCTAGTGAAACAGATGAGTTACGAATTAAAGAAGATGAAAATAGTCAGGTAGGATGGATTCCTGTTGATGAGATCAAACATTATGTGAGAGAAGAACATATGCTTCCCATTTATGAAAAGTTAATTCGACGTGTAAGCAAGGTTTAA
- a CDS encoding PHP domain-containing protein, with the protein MLVDLHMHSYYSDGSFSPREVVELAKKKGLGFISITDHNTIAAHDEFEKSCQELGMNYVLGVELDCVFGERSIHLLAYQFKVDEGLLEVIKRSRQQLDQMGVDLIQLMEKDYDQLSSTDYEAYTYNRRLGGFKGIHYLKDRGITESLMDGLKVYRDYGIFYSNYDFPRVEEAIKHIHRCGGKAVLAHPGKYYRQSSLEDVRKDFNRLLQAGIDGIECYYPIHSDELTACCVDFCKQHDLMMTVGCDCHGEMSKKDNEYVMGCLKKDETELNLKF; encoded by the coding sequence ATGTTAGTCGATTTACATATGCATTCTTACTATTCTGATGGATCGTTTTCTCCGAGAGAGGTGGTGGAGTTAGCAAAGAAAAAGGGTCTCGGTTTCATTTCAATTACGGACCATAATACGATTGCTGCCCACGACGAGTTTGAAAAATCTTGTCAGGAACTCGGAATGAATTATGTCCTTGGCGTGGAACTAGACTGTGTTTTTGGAGAACGATCGATTCATTTGCTTGCCTATCAATTTAAGGTAGATGAGGGCTTATTAGAGGTGATTAAAAGATCGCGTCAGCAGTTAGATCAAATGGGAGTTGATTTAATTCAACTCATGGAAAAAGATTATGATCAGCTTTCATCGACGGATTACGAGGCATATACTTATAATCGTCGGTTAGGTGGTTTTAAAGGAATTCATTATTTAAAAGATCGGGGAATTACTGAAAGCCTGATGGATGGATTAAAAGTTTATCGTGACTATGGAATCTTTTATTCCAATTACGATTTTCCACGCGTTGAGGAGGCCATTAAACACATTCATCGTTGTGGTGGGAAGGCTGTGCTAGCGCATCCAGGAAAATATTATCGGCAATCTTCATTAGAAGACGTTCGTAAAGATTTTAATCGACTGCTTCAAGCCGGGATTGATGGAATTGAATGTTATTATCCGATCCATAGTGATGAGTTAACCGCATGTTGTGTTGATTTTTGCAAGCAACATGACTTAATGATGACGGTAGGATGCGATTGCCATGGGGAAATGAGTAAAAAAGATAATGAGTATGTGATGGGATGTTTGAAAAAGGATGAAACAGAGTTAAACTTAAAATTCTAA
- a CDS encoding dicarboxylate/amino acid:cation symporter, translated as MKKNQNRLAIQMAIALICGLTFGSLFLVLREHLLDSNPNLWATINKLLFQDISAEGATDAIGIFYILGQLFLNSMQLVIVPMVFTSIALAMCRISDTKTLGRLSYKTIGGFLITSLFALVLAGIVGLVANQFGIFNVNIDNMSAQTGTTGSNPLLIFVKAIPNNITSVFATNGSILSIVFLAVVTGLSINHLGEQISVLKKLLEDVNKIITVFLTFLITKFGPFAIFVLLTRTFAIYGVEHLKPALAYVITVVLTLLVFLTLGYALFIFIMTRLNPMAFVKKTAKVAMFGFSTSSSAATLPLNTKTTTEELGVNKEIASFILPLGMTINMNGTAIMQVIAAIFIASSAGYQVTVGSISLIAILALIASIGTPAAPGAGAVILFTVLSGMGYQNDAALLAYSLILAINRPVEMLVTALNVVGDAATAVAVAKSENALDEETYHSL; from the coding sequence ATGAAAAAAAATCAGAACCGTCTAGCGATTCAAATGGCTATTGCCCTAATCTGCGGATTAACATTTGGGTCATTATTTTTAGTTTTACGCGAGCATTTACTCGATAGCAATCCTAATCTATGGGCAACGATTAATAAACTTCTATTTCAAGATATTAGTGCCGAGGGGGCCACTGATGCAATTGGAATCTTCTACATTCTTGGGCAACTTTTTTTAAATTCTATGCAACTTGTCATTGTCCCAATGGTTTTTACTTCAATCGCGCTTGCGATGTGCCGTATCTCTGATACAAAGACACTAGGACGTCTATCTTATAAAACAATTGGGGGATTCTTAATCACCTCACTCTTTGCCTTAGTATTAGCCGGAATCGTCGGTTTAGTCGCTAATCAATTTGGAATTTTTAATGTAAACATCGACAATATGAGCGCTCAAACAGGAACAACCGGATCAAATCCACTTCTTATTTTTGTCAAGGCTATTCCAAATAACATTACCTCAGTCTTTGCAACAAATGGAAGTATCTTATCTATTGTTTTCTTAGCTGTCGTCACAGGATTATCTATTAATCATTTAGGTGAACAAATTAGCGTATTAAAGAAATTACTTGAAGATGTTAACAAGATTATCACGGTCTTCTTAACCTTCTTAATCACTAAATTTGGACCTTTCGCTATCTTCGTTTTATTAACACGTACATTTGCCATCTACGGTGTTGAGCATTTAAAACCAGCACTAGCTTATGTTATTACCGTAGTCCTTACTCTGTTAGTGTTCCTCACACTAGGATATGCCCTATTTATTTTTATCATGACCCGATTAAATCCGATGGCCTTCGTTAAAAAAACGGCTAAAGTGGCGATGTTCGGATTCTCAACTTCATCGTCAGCAGCAACCTTACCGTTAAATACAAAAACGACAACAGAAGAGTTAGGTGTTAATAAAGAAATCGCCTCATTTATTCTTCCACTTGGAATGACCATTAATATGAATGGAACAGCGATTATGCAAGTGATTGCCGCAATCTTCATCGCTTCAAGTGCAGGCTATCAAGTAACAGTCGGAAGTATTTCACTTATCGCGATTTTGGCACTCATCGCCTCAATCGGAACACCGGCTGCTCCAGGAGCAGGAGCGGTCATCCTATTCACGGTCTTATCAGGAATGGGGTACCAAAATGATGCCGCTTTACTTGCCTACTCATTAATCCTAGCTATTAACCGTCCAGTAGAAATGTTAGTGACTGCCTTAAACGTTGTAGGAGATGCCGCAACAGCTGTAGCCGTTGCTAAATCCGAAAACGCCTTAGACGAAGAAACTTATCATTCTTTATAA
- a CDS encoding ABC transporter substrate-binding protein — MKKLLASFAVLFGLSSMVACSQDQKEEGKKEESNIVKTIENPVEIEFWHAMSGPNETAVNHLVEEFNATVGKEKGITVKPVYQGSYPDLKSKITAAIRAKSAPAIAQAYPDWVAEYLQSGAVVELDDYIFDKEVGIENFDDIAKAYRDENSQYEGGKFYSLPFNKSTEVLYYNKTFFEENNLEVPTTWEELEEVSKKITELTGNPAFGFDSAENAFLTLVKQFGGEYTNTKGEVLFGESDAAVEMLEMIQKNTDAGYWRLPGEDKSMSGPFTSGLVQMFVGSTSGAAHVINGLKETNAFEWSAAPIPQKSEDTKAVIQQGTNVVVMKQGSTTDEQVYAAYEFAKFLGTHDANLYWTMNTGYLPIRQTVVDSEEYQNYIIESGDMTKEAGPKQSDYYFYDVVFVNPDFSSYNVRTAAGVAVENVVLNGMEPQAAVDEALKSLGLK, encoded by the coding sequence GTGAAAAAATTATTAGCATCATTTGCTGTATTATTTGGATTATCTTCGATGGTTGCTTGTTCACAAGACCAAAAAGAAGAAGGTAAAAAAGAAGAGAGCAACATTGTAAAAACAATTGAAAACCCAGTAGAAATTGAGTTTTGGCATGCGATGTCAGGACCAAACGAAACAGCGGTTAATCATTTAGTTGAGGAATTTAACGCAACAGTTGGGAAAGAAAAAGGAATTACAGTTAAACCTGTTTATCAAGGGTCTTATCCAGATTTAAAATCAAAAATTACGGCAGCAATTCGCGCTAAATCAGCACCTGCAATTGCTCAAGCTTATCCAGACTGGGTTGCTGAGTATTTACAATCAGGAGCAGTTGTTGAATTAGACGATTATATTTTCGATAAAGAAGTAGGAATTGAAAACTTTGATGATATTGCAAAAGCTTATCGCGATGAAAATAGTCAATATGAAGGTGGAAAATTCTATTCATTACCATTTAACAAATCGACAGAAGTTTTATACTATAACAAAACATTCTTCGAAGAAAATAATTTAGAAGTTCCAACAACTTGGGAAGAATTAGAAGAAGTATCTAAAAAAATTACTGAATTAACAGGAAATCCTGCATTTGGATTCGATTCAGCGGAGAATGCATTCCTTACTTTAGTTAAACAATTTGGTGGAGAATATACAAATACTAAAGGTGAAGTGTTATTTGGGGAATCAGATGCAGCAGTTGAAATGTTAGAAATGATTCAAAAGAATACAGATGCTGGATACTGGCGTTTACCAGGTGAAGATAAATCTATGTCAGGACCATTTACAAGTGGTTTAGTACAAATGTTTGTTGGATCAACATCAGGAGCAGCACATGTTATTAATGGATTAAAAGAAACAAATGCGTTTGAATGGTCAGCAGCACCAATCCCTCAAAAGAGTGAAGATACAAAAGCGGTTATTCAACAAGGGACAAACGTTGTTGTGATGAAACAAGGATCAACAACTGATGAGCAAGTTTATGCAGCTTATGAGTTCGCTAAATTCTTAGGAACACATGATGCAAACCTTTACTGGACAATGAATACAGGATACTTACCAATTCGTCAAACAGTTGTTGACTCTGAAGAGTATCAAAACTATATTATTGAGTCTGGAGATATGACAAAAGAAGCTGGACCAAAACAATCAGATTACTATTTCTACGATGTAGTGTTTGTAAACCCTGATTTCAGTTCATACAATGTACGTACAGCAGCAGGTGTTGCGGTTGAAAATGTTGTATTAAATGGAATGGAACCACAAGCTGCAGTCGATGAAGCTTTAAAATCATTAGGTTTAAAATAA
- the aroQ gene encoding type II 3-dehydroquinate dehydratase: protein MKLLVLNGPNLNMVGIRERGVYGTKTYTEMVHYIKEVAKERGHDIEVRQSNSEGELIDWIHEAYLKGYEGVIMNPGAYTHYSYAIFDAIKSIAPIPVVEVHLSNVHARESFRQTSVTAPACVGQLCGFGELGYGLAIQALEQAVQSLNG from the coding sequence ATGAAGCTACTCGTATTAAATGGTCCTAATTTAAATATGGTTGGTATTCGTGAACGAGGGGTTTACGGGACGAAAACTTATACGGAAATGGTTCACTATATTAAAGAAGTGGCAAAGGAACGTGGCCACGATATTGAGGTGCGACAAAGTAACAGTGAAGGGGAGCTCATCGATTGGATTCATGAAGCCTATTTAAAAGGTTATGAAGGGGTAATTATGAATCCAGGGGCATACACTCACTATAGCTATGCGATTTTTGATGCGATAAAATCAATTGCTCCCATCCCCGTTGTTGAGGTTCATTTATCAAATGTCCACGCACGGGAATCTTTTCGGCAGACTTCAGTGACGGCACCCGCTTGTGTGGGGCAGCTTTGTGGTTTCGGAGAATTGGGATATGGTTTAGCTATTCAAGCGCTTGAGCAGGCTGTTCAATCACTAAACGGTTAA